AGACACAAGAAAAGTTATATCTACTGGCTGAAtggtaaacacaaaataaaaaaactctgcgtccctgggtgggctcgaaccaccaacctttcggTTAACAGCCGAACGCGCTAACcgattgcgccacagagacAACTGCACATGCTCCGCTATTAGTCATAATTGAACACTAGAATCCAGACGAGGCgtttacatgtttatatttttgtatatttttcgCAACTGACATTGATTAGTAGACAACACTTTTAGCGTCACCGGACAATAGCACCTTGCAGATACAGAGCCACTGTCTAACGTGAAATAGGCGTTTACTTAAttgaaaaaagttaataaatcaaacaattCACAATTAACTAGCCAAAACCAACAAGAAATGCGGCGTCGCAGATATAAAGCGAGGCATTGGGGAAGCTTCATGTATCCGTACTCAACTAAACTAGTGTTAGCTTGTGTGTCTCACCTGCTAGCAAGCTAACGTCATCACGCCAAGAACACCATTGCTTCTTCACTTCAAAGTAAACGAAAAAGTGatagattttaacaaaataagataaaatgtgtattgaaaaaaatacttgtaaacgtacaacaaaatgacaaatcGATAAAGCTGCTGTGGTTAGAAATAAGACATGGCTTCAACGGAAAGCGCGCAGCAGAGTGGCGCAGCGGAAGCGTGCTGGGCCCATAACCCAGAGGTCGATGGATCGAAACCATCCTCTGCTATCACaatttttgtgtctcttttacCATACTATCTACAAACTATAATTCTGCTACGGTATGCTGAAATTACAGGCACATGCAGTATGTGTTTGTGAAGCTGTTCTTGTTGTATCATTTCTGAACATCAAACACAATATGTTAGTGTTAACAGATCACCAAAGTATATgttaccgtctttctttgtgaGATGAACGTCATTcatagtttcatttattttacaaagtcaAAAGTGGGTTATAATAaatgttatagaaaaaaaaattcagtagattgtgaagatttttaaataaattataaaatatatatgctCAGATTCTATGTATCTCTCTGTCAGTCTGTCCCATTGCCAAATGCAATCTCTCTACATGTGAACTGCAGTGGGTCTTAAAAGTACaatcttaaactttttcatgaaaaatacattcttCTTCAACCAAATAACAATTACAAACCGAGTTGTGCATCAGAACATAACAGACTATCTGTCTACATGGAAGAAGATAGGCAAAAGAACTATCTCTGTTAGGAGAAACCAAAGGACAGGAGATGTCATATTAGAAAATTATCTATCTTACAACATGAGCGCTACAACCAGCTACATTTTCATAGCATCTTCATAGTCCACTGTTTTCTGTACAAAGTTAAATGGATCAGTCataaaaataagcataaaacaaaaacattactgAGCTTTACGTGTTCTATTAGCCACAGAGGATCTGTGGTGGGACAAGTTATTGAGGACACAACTGTTGGTTAGCGCAGACAGTTTGCAGTTCAGagtttctttactttttccccAGTAACAATCCCCTCCTTGATCCAGCTTGTCTTCTTTAGGtttgtcctcctcctccaagTCAGCCTCACTCTCTTCATCACTGCGCTCATCTTTTTCAAGCTGTAGAAAGTGAATAGAAAGGGTTAACTCTGAATATCTGAATAACAAAAATATGGAGCTTGTTGAATcttggataaaaataaataaatcagaaatgctATCCTGGCTTCTCTCACCTTGCCTTTCAGGAACTTGTAGACCATGCGCAAGATTAGCACAGCCCAGAATACATGAAGAGCTTGCAGTACCATCAGCAGGATGTTAAAAACGTAGTAGCCAGCAAAAGGCTCAAAGACCTCCATGGACAAGAGCAGGGTGGTCCGAATGATTCTGGaagaatttaaaacataaacagtttttgttgcaAAGTATTGTAAGGCAACTTAAAAACCATCTAACACTtctcttccacttcacaattctATACTACAAAGTGTTGGTCTAACACATCATGTGCAGTTTAAATGAGTTGAGCTTTGTGACTGTAagaatacaaaatatataaaaaggttGAAAGAGAGACTAATACTATGCTGATACCCTGAAATCCTCACATTTTTCAGTACTACTAAAGCAAATTcttacctgttggggaaaatcaCCAGACGAGTCACAAGAAAGACCACAGCAAACGCAACAAACAGAGAGTCACATGTCTTCCTCCAGCCGGTGCCGTAGTTGAACATCTTAGCCGACTGTAAAATTAGCAGTTTTTACTTCGTTACAAACTTTATTAACCCCACGTCTTCATGACAAAGTAATCACTAAGGATTAGGAGGACAAATAATGAGtgtaatataaaagaaaatgaagatcTCAGATCAACAGAAGCAAATGTTGCCAgcatggttttttttaaaaatcattcttTAAATCCCACACAACTTCGATTTAAATTCTAGCTTTGTTTCTTATGCAAAACCCTTCCCTTTAACCAGAAACCTAAGGTCATCTTTCCTCCctatgtgatttttaaatatcaaaatcacAAGATTTTTTAAGCAACTTTCCCGCCGGAAAGTTGCATAAAACTTTCTCACTGCAGATCTTCTTCTCAGAACAGCCTAAAGGGCAGATTAACCCTTTGATTATGAGCTCGATTGAATTAGGCTGTCGATTTAATCAAATTTGATCGGCCTGCATTAGGGGGAAcaattattgtttcattttcagtgcAATCACCTCCAACAAAATGTCAGACGAGTCATGAAGCAGCATGACCAAGGTGCCGATGCGGATGTAGTTGGCACAGTAGGAGAAACCGAGCAGGAAGATGGTCGCCAAATGGTGGATCACCTGCTCCTTAAAGTCCTGGTCAAGCAAACATATAGACGAAGGGAGTCAGCATGGGGAAACAGGAATAACCTTCAATTAACAAGTGTGGATAGATGTGGAGATGAAGCATGAATTGTAATCAGGCTGAAGCTACCACAAGACGTGTTAGCAGCTCTCTAAAGTGAAAATGCAACATTAATCAGTGAAGGGATGCTCATATCTTTACCTTCCTTTTGACGTCCACGGAGATCCGGAGGAGCAGAGAGCCATAAAATCCCAACTCCAGCATGTAGTACCAGAAATGAGCTTTCTCTAAAGGCTGTAACAGAGTGATAacaagcaaataataataacttagAACTTGAAAAACACTTACATTAAGGTAAAGTAGGGTAAGGTAAACTTTAAACTTCCCAAGTTGCCTGTTTAGATATTAAATATACGGTTCATTTTATTACCTATTATCCATTTTATTACCTATTATCATGATAAAATAGACATTCCACTCACTGCTGATAAAAAAGTCATTATAAGACAACatgttaagttttgttttaaaatcagtcagAATGTGGACACTCCACAGTTTAACACTGCTGTATACTTCCATGAACAGATGTTagtgtgacaaaacaaaaaaaaacaaaaacaatcatctGTAAGTAAGCAAACCAAAGGCcagaaaaaatgtgaagatttgACTTTTATCTTTAGATACACATACAACATCACAAACTCAGTAAGCTATCTGGAACAAAATaccatcacataaaatgttaTAATCTGTTTTCACCTGAATAGGATAATGCCTCCAACATTCCCTGTGATCCCAGAACCAGGGTCTCTGTTCACAGATGGACAAGAAAGACACAAGATCAAGTCAAAATAGGGCGGCACGCAAATTTCAGATTTACGGTGTATCAATTTCAACTCACGTTGACTAAGGAGGTCAGTCCAGCTACAAATGCTGATAGATAGAAGAAGAACCTccaactgtaaaaacaaaactgtagatTAGAAATTTAGTTCAGTCTTGCATTAGATTAAATGCTCCAATAGAAGACGGTCTGGAAGTGATTTACAGATCGccttaaaaaagtaaattcacTCACGCGGCTTCAGCAAACTTCTTGGTTTGACTGGGTCGGTCTTGGTTCCGGCGAACTCTGAACCAGCTCTCAATCTGTCTCTGGGTTTTTCCACATAACACCATTAAACTGACAAGTTCAATCTGAAAAGAGAGGATGGAACTGTGAATTATTTTCTGGCTTCATCCAAAATCCTCACTGAGGAAGAGGCAGTCGATGTCACTGCGGCACATGTTTCCCCCTCAGGTTGAGTTTTCTAGGAACTGGGATTATTCAGGTTGGTCTTATGCTTCTTCACTTATCAAAATGCTATCAGCAACTACCAAGAAATgttgaagtgtgaaataaacctCTGAGAAATCGAGGCCAAAGGCTTAAAACTGGAGCTAGACCACTTTTTAGTTGAGCGGCGGATGTGcaaaatcgacttttttgaCTGTgccaagacaaaaaaagaaaaaaacaattaaaaataagtcaTGATAGTTTAGAACGACAAATGAATTTCATGAGATAATTTGATAATACTAATACTTTGCCTGAGCCTATTCTACATAAATCTGTTTTGCATAATATCAGATAAAACCAAACGGCTGTTATCAGAGACACACAGTGGCGAGGTGAATCAGTGACTATGAATCAAATGGAGGGATTTATTTACATCTGACAGTTCTAGAGAGAAATCCATTAGACTACATCAAAAATTCTACTTACACTACAATTTATTTGTGTCGCCAAAATCTCTGATAACagaaaaaagttgctaaatttgTCGTTAGTcgctttttttaaagattaaaaaaaagtcaatggAAGTGTTTGAAAAGTCgctaaatacagcaaaaatGAGGGAGTGTCGGAACATGGGTGGGAGCTTTTTAGAGAGACAGAGGTCAATTTGAAGGTGTCCGACATAGCTATGCTGCAAAGTTAAATTTCCTTTAAGTTGTGTTTgttatatacagcatttttataacaaccgAAGGcaacataattacttgattgtggtaTAACATAGTACCATGGgcctgaaaaaaacataattcttcCCCCAACTTTTCCCTCTTAAAGGTACATTCTCTTTTTCTATTAAGAAccttaattttatttgtgtgcatTTGCATGCTGTCATGTACTAGCTTATCTTCAGCACCATTATGGGCAACCCTGTGACCTAGTGCTTTACAAAATCGGTGCTTTCGGAAGCTTCAGTGACTTTTCCCATCAGACTTTGAGATGCAGACTTTGCGTGGTGATGCAGGCAAAGCTGGGCTAGTTTGCAACAAACGTTTCCTGAGTTGGATGTGCAAAATCTTGATGGACTTGATACTGAAACTGCATGTCAGAGAGATGTGTAGGATGCAATCATGCAGTCACTTTATCAACTGATGTTCACAGTGAACCATTTTGCCCCCTTGCAGGAGCCCTTTAAACTCACCTGTGTCGGCTGTTTGCTCCTGTGACAGTAATATGACTCCAGCTGAGGGGAGTGGGCGGCGCTCACTTGCAATCTATTCTTCACCCCCAGACATCTGGCGATGGGCGGGGCCAGAAACCTGAGGATGAAGAGAACAAAGCAGGGgtttatcaaatgttttgggGTCACAAGCGCAGGAAATCGGGGTTAATAATACCGTAATTAATGGAACTGGGCTTCTTTGAAAatttagttttctatttttccttaATAACCAATAGTTTGAACTGAACTGccacaaaacagattttatttatttttttattagttttcacTACTTTGGAGATGCCAAATTACATAATCATGACACAATATGTCTTAATATTGTTGTAAATCACTAATATGATCTTTGAATTATGCGgaataagtcaataaaattctttgcttttttctgtcctaaaacaacaattaatCAACGCCTTAATTTTCACTCTGCATTGATTGCAGCACCAGGTACTCAACCACTGTAACCACAAACAAGTCCTGTTCTATGAAAAGACAAGTTTAAAATGAAGAGCATTGCCTCTAGCCCTACTTAATCAACAACTAATTGTTCATAGTTTCTGTCTATGTAATCTctaaagatttgttttcctAATGACAACAAAGCCTTCCCTGCTCTGCTAATGCACCTGCTCATATATCCCCATGCTGCACTGCTCACTTTACACTTTCCTTGCAGTGgggatagaaaacaaaaaaaatatcaccttacaaccacaagcttaaaactattttttttttgtgatatgtGACATGcgcaaacacaaaataaaacaccactTGTAATGTAGAAAGAACTGGGTTGTTAGTGAAATTCCTATTTTCTGGAACAGCGAGCTTAGAGATGCTGTACCTCTCAAACACGCAGCGAACTGCGACAAAGCCCAGAGCGAGGGGCAGAGCGATCAGAAGATCCTTGGGATGAGGTCTCTCAGAGTCCGGCAGCTGCTCCAGGTCTCTCCAGGTCACACCAGGTGGAAGCCAGTACTCCTGTCTCCACAAGTCTGGAagcaaatccatttttttttcttcctgtggaCAAACTGCAAGAGTCTGGAGGAGAAAAATGCAATAAGCAAacatgattctttttttcccccccctgcaacatttgttatggTAGAAAACCCCAGAGGTCGCCTTCACTCTATTTTCCAGGTATGATGCCACAGTTCCGGTCCAGTAACTAAACAGTAGAAGCTCACGCATAACGTTGAGTATTTCCTGCATGGGGATTTCTCATTACCTGGTAAACAAAAATGCCCGTGCACAAATCAACCCAAACCTTCCCAGAATACATTAAGCACATATAAAGGACacaaaaggtttgaaaacatgacattataaagaacaacaaaaataaaataaaaaaatgaataaagaaactTCAAATGTCTTAATTAAATGTCCAATCAGAATTCTAATTAAAGTGCAGCGAGGCAGTAGGAGGACattcatattctttttttttttttgttacagtgaGAGACACCGAGTTGGGTGAAGCTGTTCCAAAATACGGCCGGAGAGCAGAACCGTACCTGTCAGCAGTAGCTCTGTGGACGCGGTGTCCGGATCAAACCTGCAGACGGAAGCATAAAATTCCGCTCGGACGAAGGTCTGGTCGGGTCTGCAGAGGGATGCGCCTCGGTGCTGCTGTATCCCAACGAGTCGACAAGAGGGTAGACACATATGTCAAACCTGACACGATGAGGGGAAGTGGTGGgctcaaatttcaaaataaagtgcgGGTAATTTGTTTGGGTCTATTAAAAGGAAACGAGGTTTTAAGAGTTAAACTGGGCAATTCATTAGGTCAAGTTAAATGGAAATACGGCCATGTTTTGTTGGTATATTCCCACTTGTTGACCTTTGCTCCCAAATCTTGAAGTAAGTAGCTTCTTCTTCGAAATTAAGcacaaattaattgtttttctctttttttttctttttacagctATTTCAGGTTAACCAAACACATGAAAAACTGGATGTTTGCAGCCCATACCTCCAAAATTGATCAAATTGTTAATCTCTTACCATCTTGTAAAACATATTAGACATTTAGTAACATTTTCAGATGGACAACAAAAAcgtctttttgtctcttttttaaaattctacttaatgtgacttttttcaCTAGTAGTAGCAATaataagaactttaaaaaaattaatcagcgtttacaacaggagaaaaaaagtcataaaccaaaaaaagagggaaatgtTAGTTTCGTGGTGTGTTTTTTATACAGTGCGTTTAACAATATCTCAACACCAGCAAACACAGAGGTATATTCCAGATGACAGTGATGGCAGAGCCGTCCTGGGTTGCTACTCACACAGAAAGGCTGACGACACTCATTGCATCAGTCCAGGACACTTCCACTACTTCAGAGTAAACAAAACTTTCACCAGCACCAACGCAGTGCCTTGCAGAAATATTAAGacacttttgactttttgacaATAATTGGTGAAGCGGACAGGAAATTGTGCAcggtttttaaaacattttaagaataaaagtcTGAATAATGCACCGTGCATAATCCGGCTTAGCCAGCGACTGTCAGCCTGGTTGTCTTACAGGATATGAAGATATCATCAGTACCTGTATGTACGTGAGCACATCTTTTCTGTGATGCAGAAAATAGTGGAGTACACACTTTCTTATGTCTCATAAATAAATCTCCTGGAGgtagaaatgttatttttaagccaGGTGTGAATTAGAAAGGCCTGCTTAAAGGGTGTCCCCCTGCTTTGTattaaaaacagagagaagtatgatttgcatgtttctgggtgtgagctgagctgagctcatgtttttgtttgtcactCATGTTGTAAGGGGAGATCTATTCAAATAGACACACAAAGTCAAAAGCTGCTCTTTTTAGGCAGGAGTTTCCCACTGTGTCTATCCATgaagtgaaaaacacaaacacctccCAGCTCGGAGATCAGGTGTGAGACATATGGAAATAAGTCCTTCATATCAGCCTGGTTTCAACCAATCTAAGGtcatcctttgttttgttttttttctttttctttttctttccagactGATTTGCTTATCCGTGTGCATTTATTTGCGACCATGCACAGTGTGAGTGAGGCTGAGGGGAACTGAATgccttttttgttgctttgtcaGGGAAGTAACTTGTCAGGAACCAGTGAAGCAAAGCTGGTCTTGTTGAAGAGCAGACTAATGAGGCGCGGGGGTTCCAGCCATCTGACAAACACAACTTGAAAAGAGCCGCTTTTGTCCCCATAACAACGTCTGACTGCCGTCTTTGTTCTAAATTtgtgatgacattttaaatattcaaataattttttatatggTGGTaagaaactgaatgaaaaccacGGTTTTGTCAATGATTGCAAATGTCTTAACGGAAGGAAAAAGTACATAAATTAATACAATGTTCTTATTAGATGTATATAATTAGGTTTCCGAGTGTGATGCTGCTCTTTATTTGTGTTAATATTTCTGTACTGCAATTATTAAAGAGAGGAAAAGGAGGTAATATAATCACCAAACTCTGCTGTTGGAGAACTACACCAAAGGCTGTCTGTTTAGAGTCACATGATCTTAATGACAGTCATATAAATTGATCAGGCTGCTGTATTTATGTCCCTAATACTTAGCATTATCTGCAAGTTAATAGACAATGCAAAGCTATTAACTTTGCAGGCTTATTAAAGTCTTGTTCTACGGTTAATTTTGGAagtttcttttcaatattttaaatgttgatttctagAAACCTAACCAAAATGAAGATGTGTCATTGGTTAGAAGCCCTAGAGACAAGACAGAgggttattttaaatgtaacattacTTCATGAGGTCAAAGCTATATTGATACATtcttacaaataaacaaaataataaaaaaaatttaattgttgactttttaaataatcacaCGATTATTTTCCAGACCAAATCTTCCATGACTTGCATGTGGCGTTTATGACAGAAATTCACAGATTGAGGAAGTAAATTTCTCCACTGATTCTAGTTCTCAAAGAATCCAGTAGAGGTCACTGTAGGCGGGAATGACTTAAAAGACCAGCAGAGAATAAAGAATCTGAGGGAAATTTCCagaataagtaaataatttcttcaaattGAAAGTCTGATGGCTGTGTTTCTACATTAATtgagtttttctggattctcttGTGTGTTATGCCATGCACGACTGTGAAACATTAGTGTATGCTGCAGATCTGTGAATGAGCGTaagtgtaaaaaatgaaaagactgACAACAAAAAGGGGTGCCACTTTCAAGCATATTATTAACATACGTACGTTTTACAAGAGCTTACATGCAAGTAGTACAAACACAATATTAAGGTATGTTATCAAACTTTCTCCCAGTCATTATCACTATGATGTAGGCATaagtaaactgaaaatattacaaaacaggTGCATGCAGGAGTGGGAACTTTATTCATCTAAAGGAAATCCCAGATCTTTCCAAAGGCACTGCTGGACAGATTTGGTAGGCGCAGTGAAGGGAGGTAAAACCGATTAGGGGGAAGGTGGCAGTGTACATGTATTTCATAATCATAACTTAATGCAGTTGGTTATCAGTCGGTGCAGTGACCCTGCGCACTGAGCCCTATAAGCCtcttaaaaaagcaaaaccctCCGACAAAGTCTCCTGCACAAAGTGTaatacagattttttcttttctttttttttaatctcatgaagtctaaattaatttcatttaaaaaagcagcaaacaaagaacaagaaCAGTTTCGTTTTATGAAACAGTAGACAGGAAACCTTCAGATAATGGATAATTTTTTAAGTCATCTCAGGCTGTGGCACGCAGGCCAAGCAAATTCCGGCAGGATGTACACTGAAGAtacacttttattaaaaataaaaacgtaacACCCACCTAGGAATAAAaactagacttttttttattttcttttttctttttactttacaaCAGCACAGACCACATTTATAGTTTGAGGCCTGCAGAGCCAGCCTTACAACAGTATTAGTTGGGTCTAAATATCTATCCCAAACTCATTTAACTTCACTTTTATTCAATCAGGATGTCTAGTTATGACCCAGCCCTGGGATTTGTAAAAGCATTATAGAATCACAAAATGACGTGACAAAGAACAGTCACAAATTATGTAATGTACAGATCCAGATGTTTTCCCCTCCGGTTCTGTTTGCCGCTGCAGCGTCTAAACTGAGAGAACAAAGATGTTTACTCCAGGTTCTGATGAATATATGGCTTCTGTAGTCACTGTTTTTATATTGtcacagtgtcttgcaaaagtcttcatgcccctttgcattttattgagattataTGATAGAAccacacaaagtaatgcatcaTTGTGAAGGGGAAAAAGACGGATGACTTTCACATTATTCCCAAATAAATATCAGAAGAGGGTgatgaataaaacacagagcaatCAATTGGACTCTGAAGACGCCTAAGCAGTAAATTGACATGTGGAAATAGTAAATAGCCTCTACTTTTACagtgttttatcaagtccagaggatcCCCTAAAGCGCTTCACTCTGCAATCAGTCATCCACCCATCAAGAGGAAGGTGGTCTGGTCACATAAGACTGACACATCCAGGGCAATCCAACACAACCAGAGCGACAAAGGAATGGTTTGAATCAAATCGCTGACGTCCAGTTGAGGACCTGTGGGAAAATGTGTTCAAGGGTgctaatacttttgcaaggcactgacTCTTACAAAGAGGGACCCTGGAAACTCGCCTTTATGCCAACCAATCATCATCTTTGACAtctcttgcatttgtttttgttttgttttttgttttgttttgttttttgaaaactcAAGCAGGAAATTAGTCAAAAGTCTGCCTGTGCAGACCGACTTTCGATCCGTCCTTCCCTTGTTTCGCAGTCACCCCTTTCTCTTTACACCATTGCATAATCGAACTGCCCTCTGTCCAGCCCCTTGTGGTCAGTCCATGTGGATGAAGGCATGCTGCTGTAAGGATCGAGTAAGATGCGGACGCAGCGTACCAccagaaaaagcagcagcagaaccaggaggccCACAAAGCACAGAGCCGAGCCCTGCTCAGGGTGCCCCGCCGGGGGCTGCATCGCTGTCGAGCCCCTGGGGAACCCGGGCGGAGCTGGGGAGGAGAAATCATAGTCCACGACCCAGTAGGGTGCGTCGCTCATCCTGGGTGTGGGTGCTTTTCAGATCGCTTATCGTTGAACTTTAGTTGTGAGGTCAGACGCTGGGAGGACTGGCATCGCCCTGCTTGCTCTTCTTTATCTCTGGGTCTGATTTTTGACGTCACGGCGTTAAATCTGGCAGCAGCTGATTACAGCGGAGTGTGGAGCTTCCCCTAAACCCGGTGGGGGAAGCAGAAACAACAGGGCACGGATCACTGGTGCAAATTAATAAGCCGTCAGGTAAACCGAGAAGCAGGCCGAGGCACGCTCAGAGAGGTTTAATCACGTCTAATTGGCTGGTGTCGGCTGGGGCTTCTTTGTAAAGCGTCTCCAGCACATAATCACTCAGAAGAAAACGAAATATCAATACTTGAATTCGCTGCTGGAAGCATAACAAAGCCAGTTTATTAAATGTTATCCAAGAAAAGCCCTAAAAACACCTTTACTGAGATTACAAAGTGAATCATAAATCTCAGATAGATAAATCACAGGACTTCCAGcgtgttttgttgcatttgagttagttaaatgttttgttcattattCACCGAGTTAATTtcctacaaaagaaaaaaaaattaattgcataTTTCGTCCTGAGTCAGCAAGAACGTTCCTGATTCGCTGAGTTGGAaacctgagagagagagagagagagagagagagagagagagaaccaaTATAAAAAGCTCGTGGATCAACATTTTAGTGATTTTGAAATTCGTTCTTCTCTTTGAGAAACTACGTGAGACAATGTAGGCTTTCTGCCCTGATCTCTCAGGAAAATCACAGCACGTGATAAAGATGTTGTGTAAAGACttgtttaaatagaaaaaaaaaaatcttggggAGTTCTCTGTGGGGTCTTTAATGAGACCTGGggtgaaaatacattttctgtagtGGACATTTTCACCAAGTCAGCATTTTCTATTCCAGGACGCTcagcaccccccccccccccccccccccaaaaaaaaaaacatgtttcaggtCCTGTGCTCTCTGGATGATGGCACTGAGGGGCCAATCACAGCTTCAATATGGAATCTTGAATGCAtagtggaagaagaagaagaaaacagaaaaggtacCTGACTCAGGATCACCTATCACATGCTTCCAACGGGGCTGGAGTCTCCAGATAGCAGCGCGCCTGTATGAACAACATGCAGAACATGAACTGAACAGGACGCAGCATCCATCAGAATGAGGATGTAGACAACACAGAGTCTGTATCAGCAGC
This is a stretch of genomic DNA from Gambusia affinis linkage group LG12, SWU_Gaff_1.0, whole genome shotgun sequence. It encodes these proteins:
- the LOC122841115 gene encoding ceramide synthase 2-like isoform X1, with the translated sequence MQEILNVMRELLLFSYWTGTVASYLENRVKATSGVFYHNKCCRGGKKRIMFAYCIFLLQTLAVCPQEEKKMDLLPDLWRQEYWLPPGVTWRDLEQLPDSERPHPKDLLIALPLALGFVAVRCVFERFLAPPIARCLGVKNRLQVSAAHSPQLESYYCHRSKQPTQIELVSLMVLCGKTQRQIESWFRVRRNQDRPSQTKKFAEAAWRFFFYLSAFVAGLTSLVNRPWFWDHRECWRHYPIQPLEKAHFWYYMLELGFYGSLLLRISVDVKRKDFKEQVIHHLATIFLLGFSYCANYIRIGTLVMLLHDSSDILLESAKMFNYGTGWRKTCDSLFVAFAVVFLVTRLVIFPNRIIRTTLLLSMEVFEPFAGYYVFNILLMVLQALHVFWAVLILRMVYKFLKGKLEKDERSDEESEADLEEEDKPKEDKLDQGGDCYWGKSKETLNCKLSALTNSCVLNNLSHHRSSVANRTRKAQ
- the LOC122841115 gene encoding ceramide synthase 2-like isoform X2 translates to MDLLPDLWRQEYWLPPGVTWRDLEQLPDSERPHPKDLLIALPLALGFVAVRCVFERFLAPPIARCLGVKNRLQVSAAHSPQLESYYCHRSKQPTQIELVSLMVLCGKTQRQIESWFRVRRNQDRPSQTKKFAEAAWRFFFYLSAFVAGLTSLVNRPWFWDHRECWRHYPIQPLEKAHFWYYMLELGFYGSLLLRISVDVKRKDFKEQVIHHLATIFLLGFSYCANYIRIGTLVMLLHDSSDILLESAKMFNYGTGWRKTCDSLFVAFAVVFLVTRLVIFPNRIIRTTLLLSMEVFEPFAGYYVFNILLMVLQALHVFWAVLILRMVYKFLKGKLEKDERSDEESEADLEEEDKPKEDKLDQGGDCYWGKSKETLNCKLSALTNSCVLNNLSHHRSSVANRTRKAQ